The following coding sequences lie in one Paroedura picta isolate Pp20150507F chromosome 10, Ppicta_v3.0, whole genome shotgun sequence genomic window:
- the LOC143819688 gene encoding uncharacterized protein LOC143819688 isoform X2 has protein sequence MTREEEVEAEEEKGSAAQRNAQKPLRRPAAFQISASQTPGGNLVEEGAPPELRDADAASSFSSSSSAVLPAEPDPVAVPSAARATPACLPAKRPLRARRRGREGREGGDGGGSRSLRRRLAPVARRRPKRWRPSPPAPPETGGRWEEGGGRGAAEGGKGRAPAGIAGLPGAQVGALRAPTA, from the coding sequence ATGACCCgcgaggaggaggtggaggcggaggaggagaagggcagCGCAGCGCAGCGCAACGCGCAAAAGCCCCTCCGGCGCCCGGCTGCTTTTCAGATCTCAGCCTCGCAAACTCCCGGAGGCAACTTGGTGGAGGAGGGAGCCCCGCCGGAGCTCCGGGACGCCGACgccgcctcctccttctcctcctcttcttcggcGGTCCTGCCGGCGGAGCCCGATCCTGTGGCGGTGCCAAGCGCAGCCCGCGCAacgccagcctgcctgcctgccaagcgCCCTCTGCGCGCAAgacggcgagggagggaggggagggaaggaggggacggGGGCGGGAGCCGGAGCCTGCGCCGCCGCCTCGCTCCAGTCGCCCGGAGACGGCCCAAGCGCTGGCGACCGAGCCCGCCGGCACCACCTGAAacgggagggaggtgggaggagggaggagggagaggggcagCGGAAGGCGGGAAAGGCCGGGCCCCGGCAGGGATTGCTGGCCTCCCCGGGGCGCAGGTGGGCGCCCTGCGGGCTCCTACag
- the LOC143819688 gene encoding uncharacterized protein LOC143819688 isoform X1, translated as MTREEEVEAEEEKGSAAQRNAQKPLRRPAAFQISASQTPGGNLVEEGAPPELRDADAASSFSSSSSAVLPAEPDPVAVPSAARATPACLPAKRPLRARRRGREGREGGDGGGSRSLRRRLAPVARRRPKRWRPSPPAPPETGGRWEEGGGRGAAEGGKGRAPAGIAGLPGAQVGALRAPTALELTDFGAS; from the coding sequence ATGACCCgcgaggaggaggtggaggcggaggaggagaagggcagCGCAGCGCAGCGCAACGCGCAAAAGCCCCTCCGGCGCCCGGCTGCTTTTCAGATCTCAGCCTCGCAAACTCCCGGAGGCAACTTGGTGGAGGAGGGAGCCCCGCCGGAGCTCCGGGACGCCGACgccgcctcctccttctcctcctcttcttcggcGGTCCTGCCGGCGGAGCCCGATCCTGTGGCGGTGCCAAGCGCAGCCCGCGCAacgccagcctgcctgcctgccaagcgCCCTCTGCGCGCAAgacggcgagggagggaggggagggaaggaggggacggGGGCGGGAGCCGGAGCCTGCGCCGCCGCCTCGCTCCAGTCGCCCGGAGACGGCCCAAGCGCTGGCGACCGAGCCCGCCGGCACCACCTGAAacgggagggaggtgggaggagggaggagggagaggggcagCGGAAGGCGGGAAAGGCCGGGCCCCGGCAGGGATTGCTGGCCTCCCCGGGGCGCAGGTGGGCGCCCTGCGGGCTCCTACag